In Panicum virgatum strain AP13 chromosome 4N, P.virgatum_v5, whole genome shotgun sequence, a single window of DNA contains:
- the LOC120670460 gene encoding uncharacterized protein LOC120670460, producing the protein MGLPPPPPNPTISLAQIQTVNIRAHVHIVLDLENTSYSQWRRLFDTVFGKFGLRDHVISSTATPRFSDSEWAMIDECIVNWLYMTISTELVDIVMEQNDTALAVWTAIEELFHDNRLTRAVHLESVFRSLLQGDLSVTEYCSQLKVLAGKLADVGHPIREDNQVVNLLRGLNPRLRHMISSINTQDPLPSFRKVRSQLLLEEKSLKNQEKQFGAAA; encoded by the coding sequence ATGGGACTGCCACCCCCTCCTCCAAACCCCACCATCTCTCTCGCCCAGATCCAGACGGTGAACATTCGCGCTCATGTTCATATCGTTCTTGATCTCGAGAACACCTCCTACTCTCAATGGCGGCGCCTCTTCGACACGGTCTTCGGCAAGTTCGGCCTTCGGGATCATGTCATCagcagcaccgccacccctcgCTTCTCCGACTCTGAATGGGCCATGATCGACGAGTGCATCGTCAATTGGCTCTACATGACCATCTCCACCGAGCTTGTCGACATCGTCATGGAGCAGAACGACACCGCGCTCGCCGTCTGGACAGCGATTGAGGAACTCTTCCATGACAACCGACTCACACGCGCCGTCCATCTCGAGTCGGTGTTTCGCTCCCTCCTACAGGGCGATCTCTCCGTGACCGAGTACTGCTCCCAACTGAAGGTGTTGGCCGGCAAACTCGCTGATGTTGGCCATCCCATTCGTGAAGATAATCAAGTGGTGAACTTGCTGCGCGGCCTCAACCCTAGACTTCGCCACATGATCTCCTCCATCAACACGCAAGATCCCCTTCCCTCCTTCCGCAAGGTGCGCTCTCAACTTCTTCTTGAGGAGAAAAGTCTCAAGAATCAAGAGAAGCAATTCGGCGCCGCCGCTTAG